The stretch of DNA TCTTTTTCCTGTATCTTCAGGTAAACACTGATCATGGTTATCTTGATGAAGGCctcccccaatgatcttccacgtACTACTGTTTGCTGcccctcttctccacgttgccccaacaaattttctgatttcatcctcccatcttacttttgggtATCTATTGTCTTTAAAATCTCCCTCAGAATCCAGTGAAGCACCATCTTTGTCGAACGATGGCAATGTCTTCTTGCAATTAGgtctggcccactgccatttaAATTTCTCAACCCATGTGACGACACAGGGTTGCTTGGTTTCTAACCCATTCTTCAACTCTACTTTTGTTACGCGCACACcgccttttattgttgatccagcatgtacctggaatCATTGGGATGGCCTTCATTCAGCAGTGGATGGACAATGGCTGaaggtgtgtgtaaatatatatatatatatatatatttatttatatttacccaccataaccttaataattgtggtgaatacctagtctagtctcaaacctgtatagacagcaaccaacctcacactgatgatacccatcaaggttgaaacatgtctgtgagtgggtttactggctttgcatctcatcccagcctctgtctaaaagctgtgtttaaaacagtatgcattggcttgaggattggcttgtgtaatacgagcttgagacaaaaggtggcactgtgtgctcatttgcatgtcatttcccagaatcccttgctgcagtggaaacgctgtgtgctgggcgataatggggaaagatagggttgcagacctgtctaagacatgcaaatgaacatacagtaatatttacagttgacacacacacacacacacgctcttccAATATGGGGCTGTATAAACATATCTGTTTCTCACCACTCGGTGCGCAGGTCAGGCTGGGTCAGTATAGATGCTGCTATCCGTGCCCCATTGAGAGGAGGGTTGGAATACATGGGACGGATAAGAATTTTTAACTGGGACTCCACTCTCTTGGCTTCTTCAACGTCGCTGCAGACCACTGTGAAGGCCCCAACACGTTCACCTAAAGAGAGAAGGACGCAGTCCAATGATCGGCCAGGACACAAGTGGGACACCACTACAAGACAACACAATCTGTAGAAACCAAGAGGGGCCTGCGACACCAACTGTACTCTACAGCGTCTCCAAAAATAGAGGTTTCATGCAAAGCTTCCCCCGAAACAGTGTCATCTAAACATCAGGGACACATCGCATGTGGACTTCAGAGCTGCAGGGGAAGGGGGCTGGCTTCCCAAAAACAGAGACGGGGGGGGAAAAGAAAAGGAAgagcaaagaaaataaaaaatagaaataagttaagaaaaagaaaactgaaaGAAAAATTAAGAAGGAACGAGATGGAGAGAAGAGATTACAAGGTGGGAGTGGGGAATATAGCCAATAATCCCCCTCCCCAAAAGGAGCAGCGAATTTGATTCCCTAAGCTCCAATACAGACTGCCGCACCGCGCTGTTGACTAATGCAGTTTACACAGGATCACGGTGCATTTTCCCCATATCGGAGCGAACGATTCTCCTTCATAGGTTGATTATTTTGGTTTCTGCGTCCCGGAGCGCTCCTCACCGTACATCCCCATGTTCTTGGCGTAGGACTGGGACACGAAGACGTTCAGCCCCTGCTGGATGAAGTAGCGCACGGCCCAGGCGTCCCGGTCGGTGTCTCCGCTGGCGAACCCTTGATAAGCCATGTCAAAGAACGGGAAGAGGCTGCGACTCTGGTGCAAAGAGGCAGCGGCATCAGTGGTGAATGGTGGGGAAAAAAAATCAACTCATGTCAGATCACATCAACTACACCATgtacagaacacacacatcccatgtgtacacacacacacaattatatgTATACTGTGAGAGTCACTATATAAGCCAGATAaagatgcagtgtgtgcgtgcttTCCAGCATGTAGGAGGTTAAACTCCTCTGGAGAAGCTAGCTGCAGCTAATTACCGAAGACAGAACTACTGACTGAAAAGAGGTTTAAAAGGCAGTCAGTCAGCTGCCAGCTGAGAGAGACTTTGCACAAGCAGGAAGGACACTGGTTGGAACGGCTCCCCAGTCCTGCTGGACCCGCACCCAGGAAGAGAGACTCCCCTGAAACTGAACGAGCCTGCTGGGTGCGGGGCTTGTCTTGGGACAGACAAGACACAGATAAAGaccatttattattttatgttgtaTGCTTGTTCCAGACCGGAGTGTATTGTTTAAAAAGGGAAACTGTCTTAGCCAGCAAGTGTTAGTCAAACACTGTTGTGTAGTTAAGTCTCCAAAAGCAgagtaggtttttattttatgattgggtttgccttaaaaaaaaataaaaaaaaaataaaggtacAGTGTGCCTATTTGTTAATGATGTGGAAAATAAAGCACTGAAGGTTAATGCCTAAAACATACAGTGTGTGGACGCTTGCTGACCCTACCGTGAGGGCGTCctgccacaatacacacacaatgtatttattgtacacAAATCCAAACCTATTATATACACATTCAATAGAGGAACaaagttcatcaatagtgctcaaAATGACTATAGAGAAATGGTTATAATAATGTCCATATAGACTTTCTTGATTGAAGATGGAGTAATGCAGGCGTCTGGTATAAATGTGAGTAATGGGTATATAGGTGAGCGTTGTGTATAAGACATATATATTGAAGTCCTAGGGGTGCTGTGAATGGAGAATGATTAGCTCCACCACATcactcctaatgaggacaatgtcacacacgcttgcaacCACCTTAGTAGTATACCTTCCAATATAAAATAAAGCGTAAAACTCACATGAAAAAAGCCTGTCTTCTTCTTGTTGGCGGCGTGCATACGTGATAGCAGTAGATAGATGAGTATTCTGCAGGTGGCAGTGTGTCAGGGCACAGCCATGAATGATCAGGATGACAGCTTGTGGTTAAAAAGTATTCTTTATTAGGACACCATGGTGCAGACAAAAAAAATtgagggtagctcttacgcgtttcacgcctaattGAGattctctgacgaagcgccaattAGGCGTaaaacgcgtaagagctaccccCCATTTTTTTGTCTGCACCATGGTGTCCGAATAAAGAATACTTTTTAACCACAAGCTGTCATCCTGATCATTCATGGCTGTGCCCtgacacactgccccctgcagaATACTCATCtattatatagacacacacacacacacacacacactttaagggaggtgggggggtggacacAAACACCAGGTGCACACATTACAGAAGCTACTATATGCACACCCCTAGTACCCCAATACATCTGTATAAAAGTAATGTTGTACAATATGCACGGTGCGCACACTTACAATTGGCTTACTTGCATAGTACCTTAAAGCAATGAGGCACTCTGGAAGTTGAGCAAACAATAGCGCATGTAGTTATATTACCCCAaacttggtctctctctggtctgttcACACAAGATTTCCTACCTTGACCAGGGCTGCCAGTTCCTTCCACTGCTCTTGTTTGGGGTCCACACCTGTGGGGTTGTGAGCGCAGGCGTGGAACAGAATAATGCTCTGCTCCGGGATTTTCTAAGCAGGAGAGAAGACAAAGGCCCAGATTAATCGCGCCATGCCATAAAACGCCTCCATGTGCGACAAAGTGGTTAAAAAAAATGCTCTGAAAATCCttggagacagggagaagattaCGCACGGCTTTGCAAAccctgtatgcagggagagagcacGTCACGCACGGCTCTGCAAACCCTGTATGCAGGGAGAAAGCGcgttacacactgctctgcaaaccctgtatgcagggagagagcgcgttaCACACCGTTACGCAAAccctgtatgcagggagagagcgcgttacacactgctctgcaaaccctgtatgcagggagagagcacGTCACGCACGGCTCTGCAAAccctgtatgcagggagagagcgcgttagacactgctctgcaaaccctgtatgcagggagagagcgcgttacacactgctctgcaaaccctgtatgcagggagagagcgcgttacacactgctctgcaaaccctgtatgcagggagagagcgtgttacacacggctctgcaaaccctgtatgcagggagagagcgcgttacacactgctctgcaaaccctgtatgcagggagagagcgcgctaCACACCGTTCCGCAAAccctgtatgcagggagagagcgcgtacACTGCTCTGCAAAccctgtatgcagggagagagcgcgttacacactgctctgcaaaccctgtgtgcagggagagagcgcgttacacacggctctgcaaaccctgtatgcagggagagagcgcgttaCACACTGTTCTGCAAAccctgtatgcagggagagagcgcgttacacactgctctgcaaaccctgtgtgcagggagagagcgcgttaCACACTGTTCTGCAAAccctgtatgcagggagagagcgcgttacacactgctctgcaaaccctgtatgcagggagagagcgtgTTACACACTGTTCCGCAAAccctgtatgcagggagagagcgcgttacacacggctctgcaaaccctgtatgcagggagagagcgcgttaCACACCGTTCCGCAAACCCTGTATGCAGGGATAGAGCGCGTTACACACTGTTCCGCAAAccctgtatgcagggagagagcgcgttacacacggctctgcaaaccctgtatgcagggagagagcgcgttaCACACCGTTCCGCAAAccctgtatgcagggagagagcgcgttacacactgctctgcaaaccctgtatgcagggagagagcgcgttaCACACTGTTCCGCAAAccctgtatgcagggagagagcgcgttaCACACTGTTCCGCAAAccctgtatgcagggagagagcgcgttacacactgctctgcaaacCCTGTATGCAGGGAGCGcgttacacactgctctgcaaaccctgtatgcagggagagagcgctttacacactgctctgcaaaccctgtatgcagggagagagcgcattACACACTGTTCCACAAAccctgtatgcagggagagagcgcgttacacactgctctgcaaaccctgtatgcagggagagagcgcgttacacactgctctgcaaaccctgtatgcagggagagagcgtgTTACACACTGTTCCGCAAAccctgtatgcagggagagagcgcgtacACTGCTCTGCAAAccctgtatgcagggagagagcgcgttaCACACTGTTCCGCAAACCCTGTATGCAGGGAGAGCGCATTACACACTGTTCTGCAAAccctgtatgcagggagagagcgcgttaCACACGGTTCTGCAAACCCTGTAATAAACCTTTTCATATGGTGCTTTTCTCCCAACGGGACTcagagcgcttcacaattacagtatagcacgctgTACGCAGcatataggattgttacagacagtccctgcccagctgagtttacaatctatgttttttggtgtctgaggcacagggagataaagtgacgtgcccaaggtcacaaagaccaggctcccctgcttcaaactctgtgtcgcTGCTATCAGACTctgtgtcattactcactgagccgctcctccaccCTACACACGGCTGTGCACTAATTCCTGTAGACGTGGAGAGCATTACACACTACTGTGCTAGTGTCTGCAGGAGGCTAAGGGTTAGGATGGCTCTCTCTAAGGAGGAGTGTCTTACAGAGATATCATCCAGGGCTCCAGCAAAATCAAATCCACACGTTTTTGGATCGTAATACCGATAACCCTTCAGCTCCATTCCGGCGTCACGGAATATTGGGGTGTGGTTACCCCAGGATGGTTTGGGCAGGTAAACATCGCGACTGTTCTTGTGGAATCTTTGCTGCAATGAAAAGCATCATACAGAAGGATCAATTAAATCGCCAGTACACAGACTGACCACACGGGGTCACCGTCACTCTGATTTCTATTCTGTGGGAATAAAGGGGAGATATTTATACACTTTTATTAAAGGGGCAGAAGACACGtcatgtgtatactgtatttacaCTTTTCTGAAGAGTTCAAAGTACAGTCTATTTTTTTAGCTCTAGTTTCAACTGTATTTTGTGGCTGCTAATCCCCTCTCACTTAATCCAAGAGTTTTAATAGAGAAGAGGAGACCTTTCTGATAGCACCCTTTGTAGCCTCCATGCAATAACAGGTCTGTGCTGCCTGGTGGAGTTGCTAAAGTGACCAAAAACAGCAGGAGTGGCCATGTGAACACACTACTGCAGGCATCGggccttttaaaataaaaatgtaaaaaaatagctacaaataaataaaataggttGGTAACTTGCTTTATAAAGGGGTGACATAGGGTGCCaacttctattgaaggctaaccagGAGATACACtttttttacatttagatttttcttatatatttatttctcttaccttcgGCTGCAAATCCCGTCAGCATGACGCcctttgccatgacaacgagacgctCCGTTACATCACATTGGCATGACAAGGGGACGCCTTATAGCGTCGAGGTGTCACGTGACGCCACGGCAACATGAAGCTACGGAGCGTCTTGTCACAGCGTCCCGTGACGCCGGTTTCCCCGACATCACGTAGCGTCCTGTtctcatggcaacgcggcgccatgaCGTAGTGCGGCGATATTGGACTTTATTTGCAGTGGGAGATGCCGGGAGAATGCCGACGCCACCGGGAGATTTACGAGTTAAACCCGGAAATACGCGGTGACCCCAATACCATACAAGTAGTTTATGCACCTCAAAAACCAGAagcccctcccccaaaaaaacaaacattttagtgAGGCAATCAACCAAACTATAATAACCCCAATGCAGGCGTTGGCGTATGTCCGTAACGTACCAGGAAGCTGGCTCCAACACGTAGAGATCCGGTCCCCGAGATGGTCTGCACGGTGATATACTGCGGGCAGAGAGATTGGTCAGGACTCTAACTCAGAACCTGCGGCCTAGAAGGAATGACTTGGATGTAGATCTCGCCGCGCTGCGCAGGAGCTGGGCCGCCACCAAGAGATAGCCCATTGTATCAACTGGTGGCAATTACCGCTATCCAGCTGCAGCACGCCGCAATAAAACAACGCCAGCAATCCCTGCGAGGGTCACAGAGCACCAATGACGTGCTGATGTGGTCAGTTACTCCTAGGACCGCAATGTATTAATGGCAATGATATGTTTATGGGGACGGATGCCAACATCTGACACCTGGAAGTATTtcaagttagtttgtaaacatggtgagcttgAGACTTGTCATGCAAGAGTctcaagagtttgcacaggcaacgcctcctctctccccctccccttattggCTTTTTGATAAGGACAGGAGGcaataaaggaaaataaaaataCTGTTCCAAATCTTTGCTATTAGCACATTTATACGTGTTTAAAGGAAGCCAATTAGACCATTGCATTCTTTACAGAAGGTTGTTTTGTGGCCAGTTACGTGGAATTGCACCTTTTcgatacaggggtgcgcaaactggggggcgcggcggttgcaggggggggggggcgcggcggttgcagaggcggGGGGGCGCGGCGGCTGGAGAggggcacggcggttgcagaggccccgcactcttcccccaaggcatttaaattcaagccaggggatcgcgtgaggcctctgcaacttcccttaccttgtttttggtgacgcgtcaccatggcaacgtggcttcatttgacgccgagAGCCGGAGACAATATAAGGGGGCCACAAGCAGGGAGGGGGCGCAGCATggaaagattgcacacccctgctttagaagACGTGAGGCAGAGGGAAGACTACATGTATACAgtgtcttaggccgcgcttatagtgccggcgacgtcacgctgcggtcgctggaaaaatcaaattgagatgacttccagcgattgcgaccaagctgTCGCGCCGCTCCtaatataagcgcacgcggcggcggcaatgcatttgttttgatacGACGTCGCGtggctgtcgccggcactataagtgcggccttcaGGCGATTGCTGGGTCACGTAGAGCGAGAGAAGTTGCGTTGCTGCCAACTAATATCCCCACCTTTGCCCAAAGGATATTGAGAACACGGAAGCAGCTTCAAACAAATGTGTCCCTTTGTAAGAGCGTACACGCCCCCTCTCTTTATAAGAGCAATTCCTCCTAGGGCCAAGGTGatctagtgacatgtttaagaggtGTCACCTGGGTGATTATGTACTAAAATCTgacatgtatttgtcatttattaaagtgagacttgggaggagtttgatttcctctggctgctcccttctgtgtgatgtcacagtgacatcactgaacCAGAGTCCCACCTCCCCTTATCGGGTCCCTGATAAGGACGGAGTGGataagggggaaaaaacaaaaaaaaacacactttaatGACAAACACTTCAGTTCCGACTATGTGGGATTGAACCTCGAAGCCCCATATTCTCACCCGTCCACTCTGAATAATCTCACTGTTCTCGCCAAGTGCCAGCTGAGCCGATGCCCGGGTGAATTCTGCCAGGCCACCGATGGGGAGGTATTCCTTGTCCAGGTGTTTGGCTGCCATTTGGGCCTCAGCCTGAGGAGagagaggtagtgtgagtgcacaAGAGGGGCAGCAGGGAGGTGTTACTAGCACAGTTGGTGTTCCTGAGCTTATTGATGTTCTACAACAtacgtggccaactccagtcctgcagGGCCAGCAACAGACCAGGTTTTaatgatctctctgcttcagcacaggtggctcaattagtggctcacgCAATGACTgcgcaacctgtgctgaagcagggatagccttaaaacctgacctgttgggggccctggtGGGCTGGCGTTGACCTTACCTGCTCTACAATCTACAGGTTCTGTCAGCGCCCTCGGTCTGGGATCGGCTGAGCAAGCCTCGGCAGGTCTTTAGCATGGAAAGAGTTCAGCCAAATTATCTCCCTCTGCCACCAGCAATgacgcaatgctctgcaggtcgaCCCAGCGGGGCGAGCGGAAGCGGTGATAAGTTGTCAGCAAATCTGCTGCAGATATTTGATCCAAAGCTTAAACAAACACCTTTATtgggaaataataaaaaaacgttTCAAGGGGCAGTCCCAAATAACCCCATTCCCCAGTGTCACCTGTTAAATCATTTGCTAAATagcagacagacaggacagacaggacagacaggacagacaggacaATCTCCAATGCCACCAAACCCATTACACAAACCCCTCTCACAGACAGGTAAACCCATTTATGCATATGTGGATTTTAGACCAAACACCCTATATCTGTGTttcccaactgcagtcctcagggaaccccaacaggtcaggtcttaaggatatccctgctccagcacaggtcaatcagcggctcagtcattttgactgagctacctgtgctggagcagggatatccttaagacctgacctgttggggttccctgaggactgcagttgggaaacactgtgATAAGTTAATATGGCACatggcaccccacacatcttATTAGGTTTTAGATATTAAACTTGTATTGTTCCAACAAAATGTCTTGCTGGACCCCTTGGTAGAGATAGGGTTAAAAAGCAACTGAACCAATTAGCCCAGCAGTggcccaactccagccctcaagggccaccaacaggccaggttttaaggatatccctgcttcagcacaggtggctcagtcaactgcATTATCCCTGCATTAGCCCATCTCCCTCAAAATCACCGCGACTTGAATTCATTTAAAGCTAGGAGGACCCTGCAGGGCATTTCTGAGCCTTAAAAACGGTTTACGTCAATATTTATCCAACGTGGGTAACAGGAGATTGTACCGTGAGCGTGCGAGGAGCATTAGAAATGGGACCATGTTCTCTCTTTGCAAAGCCTCCGGGAGACTAGTGGTTAAAGGTTTCATCAGCAACATGGCACTGCCGGCTGCCCCTCCCATAAACCCGGCCAATCACTTGCATTTTCAGAATTGCAATAGGAGCACTGTTTCACAGGTCAGACAAGGTAATGACAGAGGCATGATCCACACACGTGACAGAGGCATGACCCACACACGTGACAGAGGCATGATCCACACACATCCCATGACAGAGCGTGTAAAGCGCATTCACACTTATTGGGGCCAAAAAGATCCATTTTTTTGTGCAATGTTATTGATAACAACTTTACTGGCGAAGACccattacatatagttacatagtagatgagggtgaaaaaaaaaagacacgtcCATCAAATTCAGCCTGCgataaatttagacagatactttatcctatatccgtacttctagtatattgatccagaggaaggcaaacaaaaaactccagtgacataacatctaatgatatctcctGCGGTGCATCTCATTCATAGGTATGCGTTCACATGCCagaaaaaataaacaggttgtgAAATGAACTTGTTATTACATGTTTGGGGAATTTTGCCATTTCATGATAGATGAAGAGAGACGAAATTTCAAAAGCAAACATTTGcggaaatatttatatatattttttcttgtcGCCGATTTCTCGTCTCTTCAAATTAGGTTTGCGGAAAACGGGATGTCATTTATTTACCGGGAATTTAGCTTTTATGGTTTTGGGAGTTGGGTTGTGTGTGCCGAAAGCTGAACAAATGTATTGAAAATCcagaattatataataaaaaaattaaaaaaaataaataaaaaagtgtgtTGAACAAAAAAGTGTATTTGGCATATGTTGCACGAGTCCCTAAAAGCTGTTCCACCCCGTTATAATTACCAGAGTTAAATTCGCCGACAAAGATTGTGGGTAATGTTATGCACATTTTACGATTCCATTTTAAAACATGGATGCCTCCCTGGAGCATTTTACCTGTTGAATTATACAGCTTCAATGTTAAAAATCCAGTTTATCCCCCATTACATTGCCAAGTTTGCACTTTTTTGTACCTCTGATAAAGGAACAGAAATATACAATCTAAATAACACTGGTATAACCTCATTGTTGAACAAACCGGTCCTAAAAAAATAAGGGGGACGGGGAACCATGCTATTTGTATCTGTGAACTGCACCCAGTTCGCTAGATACTAACCAGTTTAGTTTCCTGTGTACACCTTTCTGGATTTTCAAAGATGGCGCCTACGGCCaaaccaatagaaagccacatcacacctcccaccCCCACAAGACACACCCTCAATGACTttgcagattcctattggcccaaaggaccagaaggcttttcagccattttgatttcccgcACCCCTAAAAAACAAGAGGAGATTGCTGCTTTTGCTCCCTGAACACGAACTGAAGCTGTATCCGCTCGGCCTCACCTTGCGCACGCTGCTGAGCACAAAGGGCTTCCCTTTGTCGTCCCGATACGCCCCTACGCCCAGGTTCATCTTCTTTGGGTTAGTGTCGCGCTTGTAAGCCTCTGTCACTCCCAGGATGGGGTCAGGAGGTCCCATCTCCACATGGGACCACCAGGAGCTGAGAGACAGACGGGGATATAGGAAAGAGAGTTACAACATGAAAGAGCAAAGAAAACGATTATCAGAGGTGGCGATGCTCTGCACATGgctgtgatattctgcagaaCTGTAGACATTTAGGGTTACACAGGGTTACCCGCCACGGCCCTTAGTTAATATGCTATGAAGCTGCTTTTCGGTGTTAGAGAAGATTTATGGGATTACGCATTAAACTGAGATACTGTCCATCAGGGCACTATCGCATAGAAACTTCCAGTGGCCTCAGTGGGAGTGTCCGTGCACTTGTGCCCTGTTTGGCACCATCACATTTTAATGGGTAAGGCCCCATTATTTAATCCCACTCTTCTTAATGGAGCAAAACTCTTCTCCGCTCATTAAATAGGGAACACCTTAAAGCTATTAAGGCGTCCAAAAGGGAGCGTTTACCCTACCGTTGCAATGCGCTGCAGCAGGTGTGTGTCAGACACACGGGTCTCCCAGCACAGGGCGCGTAATGTCAGGGACACGGGTCTCCCAGCACAGGGCGTGTAATGTCAGGGACACGCGTCTCCCAGCACAGGGCGTGTAATGTCAGGGACACGCGTCTCCCAGCACAGGGCGTGTAATGTCAGGGACACGCGTCTCCCAGCACAGGGCGTGTAATGTCAGGGACACGCGTCTCCCAGCACAGGGCGTGTAATGTCAGGGACACGCGTCTCCCAGCACAGGGCGTGTAATGTCAGGGACACGCGTCTCCCAGCACAGCGCGTGTAATGTCAGGGACACGCGTCTCCCAGCACAGGGCGCGTAATGTCAGGGACACGCGTCTCCCAGCACAGGGCGTGTAATGTCAGGGACACGCGTCTCCCAGCACAGGGCGTGTAATGTCAGGGACACGCGTCTCCCAGCACAGGGCGCGTAATGTCAGGGACACGCGTCTCCCAGCACAGGGCGCGTAATGTCAGGGACACACAAGGTGGACTATAAATAGGAGCTATCAGTAACCCACGGCCTAAAATAGTCTCATCCCCAGACTGCACAAGGGGGCCATGAACACAATGCCATGAAAAACACAGGGGGTTACAGAGGATTTCTTAAAGGACCAATTTAAAGATTGCTTTGTGATGTGGGGTCAAGAACACGCATGCACACGCTCCGGACGCATGCACACGCTCCGGACGCATGCACACGCTCCGGACGCATGCACACGCTCCGGCTGGGTTAGCTGGAGTTCACATAATGGCGGTGTTCAAAACTCTCGCTccctgtggaccaataggaagccgtgacgacATCccttacagcttcctattggccagcgtaacCGGGAGCTTTAAACAACGCGGATATACCAGCGCCCCCGTCGGtagtctgtatctcgggaagcaggggatcccggcagctgaaattaatggggttcagctccagagaccccctgcttcaatcctatgtaaaataatcgaaataattttttttaattaaaaagcaGCACTTGGATTGCTTCTGTAATACAAGAAGTGTGCGCTGGTTTATACTTTAACTACAGGTATCTACCAGCCAAACTGGGTGCTCCTCAATTCTGACCTGGTTTTGGAGTGCAATACTTATGTTGAGAAGTGTCCGTGTcgctgtccgtgtgtgtgtgtgtgagtgaatgcagCCTTGAGGGTTCGCAACTTCACACACAGGTGTGCAACACGTACATGCAAATAGAAGGTATTATCCCTCGGTGCAGGGAAAACAATATACGGTAGTGTATGTTGGACCAGATGCATCAAACTCACATTTTACTCTTTAAAATAGGAGCACA from Ascaphus truei isolate aAscTru1 chromosome 19, aAscTru1.hap1, whole genome shotgun sequence encodes:
- the GOT2 gene encoding aspartate aminotransferase, mitochondrial, whose product is MALLKSRLLAGVARYQPCMVALQGRASSWWSHVEMGPPDPILGVTEAYKRDTNPKKMNLGVGAYRDDKGKPFVLSSVRKAEAQMAAKHLDKEYLPIGGLAEFTRASAQLALGENSEIIQSGRYITVQTISGTGSLRVGASFLQRFHKNSRDVYLPKPSWGNHTPIFRDAGMELKGYRYYDPKTCGFDFAGALDDISKIPEQSIILFHACAHNPTGVDPKQEQWKELAALVKSRSLFPFFDMAYQGFASGDTDRDAWAVRYFIQQGLNVFVSQSYAKNMGMYGERVGAFTVVCSDVEEAKRVESQLKILIRPMYSNPPLNGARIAASILTQPDLRTEWLQEVKGMANRIISMREQLVSNLKKEGSIHNWQHISDQIGMFCFTGLRPEQVESIIKEFSIYMTKDGRISVAGVTSGNVGYLAHAIHQITK